One Alcaligenes ammonioxydans DNA segment encodes these proteins:
- a CDS encoding NAD/NADP-dependent octopine/nopaline dehydrogenase family protein encodes MKVAVLGGGHGCYAAAADLSEQGHEVRLWRRDTAQLQPLLDRPVMTLKDEAGEREIPIAKICADIGEAIAGADLVLIPSPAIAQEDIARAMAPHLTDGQVVFLPPGTFGSFIMSEIVRGTGNKADVSWAETGTLPWLARKHGDTVINITTRATRLPTGVYPARNTDHALAVIGKVFPSVERCEDALSGALMNAGPIIHPPLIMMNAGPLEHFPAWDIHNEGTQPSVRAVTTQLDNERMRIREALGYGAPHFPLSDHYENDQWMYGDRSSHSKLVKSGDWREKIDLQEHRYMREDTMLGLAFFASVADWAGVDAPVTKGLLAIAGAIVGEDLRQGRRTLASLGLDTMNREQLQAMLHAGRA; translated from the coding sequence ATGAAGGTAGCGGTATTAGGTGGCGGACACGGTTGTTACGCGGCAGCAGCCGACTTGAGCGAACAGGGTCACGAGGTCCGTTTGTGGCGTCGGGATACGGCTCAGTTGCAGCCCTTGCTGGACCGTCCGGTCATGACGCTGAAAGACGAAGCAGGCGAGCGTGAAATCCCCATTGCCAAGATCTGCGCCGATATTGGCGAGGCCATCGCCGGTGCCGATCTGGTGCTGATCCCGTCACCTGCGATCGCCCAGGAAGATATTGCCCGCGCCATGGCTCCGCACCTGACAGACGGCCAGGTGGTGTTCCTGCCCCCCGGCACGTTTGGCTCTTTCATCATGAGCGAGATCGTGCGCGGCACCGGCAACAAGGCCGATGTCAGCTGGGCGGAAACCGGCACGCTGCCCTGGCTGGCCCGCAAGCATGGCGATACCGTCATCAACATCACTACCCGCGCCACCCGCTTGCCTACCGGCGTCTACCCAGCCCGCAATACCGACCACGCCCTGGCGGTGATTGGCAAGGTGTTCCCCAGCGTGGAGCGCTGCGAAGATGCCCTGTCCGGCGCGCTGATGAATGCCGGCCCCATCATCCACCCGCCACTGATCATGATGAATGCCGGCCCGCTGGAGCATTTCCCGGCCTGGGATATCCACAACGAAGGCACCCAGCCCTCGGTGCGCGCGGTAACAACGCAACTGGACAATGAGCGCATGCGCATTCGTGAAGCGCTGGGCTACGGTGCCCCGCATTTCCCTCTGTCTGACCATTACGAGAACGATCAGTGGATGTATGGCGACCGTTCCTCGCACTCCAAGCTGGTGAAAAGCGGCGACTGGCGCGAGAAGATCGACCTGCAAGAGCACCGCTACATGCGGGAAGACACCATGCTGGGCCTGGCGTTCTTTGCGTCCGTCGCCGATTGGGCCGGTGTGGACGCCCCCGTCACCAAAGGCTTGCTGGCCATTGCCGGAGCCATCGTGGGCGAAGACCTGCGTCAAGGCCGGCGCACCCTGGCCAGCCTGGGTCTGGACACGATGAACCGCGAACAACTGCAAGCCATGCTGCACGCCGGGAGAGCCTGA
- a CDS encoding alpha/beta hydrolase, whose amino-acid sequence MSRLIPLELPPTGGHPHHVLLRLPDGKPAQGPLPVLCLLDGQWTLPLLEESGHPALQRCAILSLGYQGDRDQITRYRALDYTPPGPDGGLWEDPRVPEWQAGGAPAMIEQVRRALALAQGVAPALTRARISLYGHSYAGLFVLYALSQQSLPIHHYLCASPSLWWRDPLIWTLLEQLGKPVQVDILAGASEAWYPLSAQAAGPEGRKNGVPTLPTMRQLQAHLQAQGMQANLHVLPGAGHGHVLAQATLRALELACGAA is encoded by the coding sequence ATGTCGCGCCTGATTCCACTGGAGCTGCCCCCCACGGGCGGCCATCCCCATCACGTCCTGTTGCGCCTGCCGGACGGAAAGCCTGCACAAGGCCCTCTGCCTGTGCTGTGCCTGCTTGATGGTCAGTGGACCTTGCCACTGCTGGAAGAAAGCGGCCACCCCGCCTTGCAGCGCTGCGCGATTCTGTCGCTGGGCTATCAAGGCGATCGCGATCAGATCACCCGTTACCGCGCACTGGACTACACCCCGCCCGGCCCGGACGGCGGCTTATGGGAAGATCCGCGCGTTCCCGAGTGGCAAGCCGGTGGCGCACCCGCCATGATCGAACAAGTGCGCAGGGCTCTGGCCTTGGCCCAAGGAGTAGCGCCCGCACTGACCCGTGCCCGTATCAGCCTGTACGGCCACTCCTACGCGGGTCTGTTCGTGCTGTACGCCCTTAGTCAACAGAGCCTGCCCATCCATCATTATCTGTGCGCCAGTCCGTCCTTGTGGTGGCGCGATCCCCTGATCTGGACTTTGCTGGAGCAATTGGGCAAGCCGGTACAGGTGGATATTCTGGCCGGTGCCTCCGAGGCCTGGTATCCGCTGAGCGCTCAGGCAGCGGGCCCGGAAGGACGCAAAAATGGTGTACCTACCCTGCCCACCATGCGACAACTCCAAGCGCACTTGCAAGCCCAAGGCATGCAGGCGAATCTGCATGTTCTGCCCGGCGCCGGCCACGGCCACGTTCTGGCACAAGCCACCTTGCGAGCCCTGGAACTGGCTTGTGGCGCGGCTTAG
- a CDS encoding ABC transporter substrate-binding protein produces MNILRHLLLSLCLLLPLGANAQPIEVTDVMGRTVTLPGPAKRIVLTQARHFPVLALVHPEPATLIAGWSDEFKTSFSNEYERYLKHYPQLANIPVVGRHTADTFSVEQALALRPDLVVLTAAFAGLTPGQDTRDSALIQRLTAAQVPVIVIDFFVNPLENTVPSLRALGYAVGEKERTEEFIQFYEEHMQGVAQRLTDLPQDDHPPVFVHAHAGSTDCCNSPGAGTFNDMIRYAGGHNIGADVLKSATGKLNFEYIHSRAPMVYVATGTGAGKRSTSGGLTIGTGVSEDQARQSLQAIIDGNRLQALPAVRSGNSHGIWHAFNDSPLHMIFIEALAGWIHPDRFEGVSALKTLEEVNQRFLTVPMEGTYMIDLKPAS; encoded by the coding sequence ATGAACATCCTGCGCCACCTGCTGCTGTCGCTGTGCCTGCTCCTGCCCTTGGGGGCGAACGCACAGCCCATCGAAGTCACCGATGTCATGGGCCGTACCGTTACCCTGCCCGGACCGGCCAAACGGATTGTGCTGACTCAGGCCCGACACTTTCCGGTGCTGGCGCTGGTTCACCCCGAACCGGCCACGCTGATTGCGGGCTGGTCGGACGAGTTCAAGACCTCTTTTTCCAACGAATATGAACGTTATCTGAAGCACTACCCTCAACTGGCCAACATCCCCGTTGTGGGACGCCATACGGCTGATACCTTCTCGGTAGAGCAAGCCCTGGCCCTGCGCCCCGACCTTGTGGTGCTGACCGCTGCCTTTGCCGGCCTGACGCCCGGCCAGGACACGCGCGACTCGGCCCTGATCCAGCGTCTGACCGCCGCCCAGGTCCCCGTCATTGTCATCGACTTCTTTGTCAATCCGCTGGAGAACACCGTGCCCAGCCTGCGCGCCCTGGGTTACGCCGTTGGTGAGAAGGAGCGCACTGAGGAATTCATCCAGTTTTACGAAGAACACATGCAGGGTGTTGCCCAGCGACTGACGGATCTGCCCCAAGACGATCACCCGCCCGTTTTCGTGCATGCGCATGCCGGCAGCACGGACTGCTGCAACTCGCCTGGCGCCGGCACCTTCAACGACATGATCCGCTATGCAGGCGGCCATAATATTGGCGCGGATGTACTCAAAAGTGCTACCGGCAAACTGAACTTTGAATACATCCACTCCCGCGCCCCGATGGTTTATGTGGCCACCGGCACAGGCGCCGGCAAGCGCAGCACCTCCGGCGGGCTGACCATTGGCACGGGCGTCAGTGAAGATCAGGCGCGTCAAAGCCTGCAGGCCATCATTGACGGCAACCGTCTGCAGGCCTTGCCAGCCGTGCGCAGCGGCAACAGCCACGGTATCTGGCACGCTTTCAACGACTCCCCCTTGCATATGATTTTCATCGAAGCCTTGGCAGGCTGGATTCATCCAGATCGCTTTGAAGGGGTGTCGGCCCTGAAAACGCTGGAAGAAGTAAACCAGCGCTTTCTGACCGTGCCCATGGAAGGCACTTACATGATTGATCTAAAGCCCGCGTCCTAA
- a CDS encoding ABC transporter ATP-binding protein: MLEVHDLSLSYGKREILSRLTIKPLQAGQLVALLGPNGSGKSTLLKSLAGLLKPTTGEVLLDGQELSGVSFEQRAQKVVYLPQSLPASVHLRVFESVLVAANASAPGGHARDVDHEHILHILQRLGIAHLSMHYLDQLSGGQKQLVGLAQALIRKPTLLLLDEPLSALDLNYQFHVMDLLAQETHDNNLITLIVLHDLNVALRHSDYALMIEGGGLLAQGEPSKVITPHSLAQAYGVRARVESCSQGTLQIIIDGLQEPVL; encoded by the coding sequence ATGCTTGAAGTCCACGATCTGAGCCTATCCTACGGCAAACGCGAAATTCTATCCCGGCTGACCATCAAGCCCTTGCAAGCTGGTCAGCTTGTGGCCCTGCTCGGTCCTAACGGCAGCGGCAAATCCACCCTGCTCAAGTCCTTGGCAGGACTGCTCAAGCCCACCACGGGCGAGGTCTTGCTCGATGGCCAGGAACTGAGCGGTGTCAGCTTTGAGCAGCGGGCCCAAAAAGTGGTGTACCTGCCCCAGTCCTTGCCCGCGTCGGTTCACCTGCGCGTCTTTGAATCGGTACTGGTGGCTGCCAATGCCTCGGCTCCCGGTGGCCATGCGCGGGACGTGGACCATGAACACATCCTGCACATCCTGCAGCGCCTGGGTATTGCGCACCTGTCCATGCACTATCTGGACCAACTCTCGGGTGGCCAGAAACAACTGGTCGGTCTGGCGCAAGCCCTGATCCGCAAGCCCACCTTGCTGCTGCTCGATGAGCCACTGTCCGCCCTGGACTTGAACTATCAGTTCCATGTCATGGACCTGCTGGCCCAGGAAACCCACGACAACAATCTGATCACCCTGATCGTGCTGCATGACCTGAACGTGGCCCTGCGCCACAGCGACTACGCGCTGATGATTGAAGGCGGCGGCCTGCTGGCGCAAGGTGAGCCTTCCAAGGTGATTACCCCCCACTCGCTGGCCCAGGCCTATGGCGTGCGCGCCCGCGTGGAAAGTTGCTCGCAAGGTACCTTGCAAATCATTATCGACGGGCTGCAAGAGCCTGTGCTGTGA
- a CDS encoding FecCD family ABC transporter permease: protein MSTSAVPATALADYQHILKRRWLLVGALILIIMASIVADFMLGPSGLSLGELSHALFKPEQSDPTTRVIVWEIRLPYALMAMAIGLALGLSGAEMQTILNNPLASPFTLGISSAAAFGASLAIVLDLSLPGVPQAWTIAANAFVFALFSALLLDAVARWGAMSTANLVLFGIALVFSFNALVSLVQFVASAEALQGLVFWTMGSLSRSSWGKVGIMLAVFALILPLSLRDTWKLTALRLGEDRAASFGINVSRLRLVSLLRISLLAALAVSFVGTIGFVGLIAPHIARRLFGEDHRFYLPGSALVGGVILSLASIASKNMVPGIIIPVGIVTSLVGVPFFLGVVLRRQIK from the coding sequence ATGTCCACATCTGCTGTTCCGGCCACGGCGCTGGCCGACTATCAACACATCCTCAAGCGGCGCTGGCTGCTGGTGGGCGCCCTGATCCTGATCATCATGGCCTCGATTGTGGCCGATTTCATGCTCGGTCCCTCGGGCCTGAGCCTGGGCGAACTCAGCCACGCGCTGTTCAAGCCGGAACAGTCCGATCCGACCACACGTGTCATTGTCTGGGAAATCCGCCTGCCTTATGCACTCATGGCCATGGCCATTGGCCTGGCCCTGGGCCTGTCAGGCGCGGAAATGCAGACCATTCTGAATAATCCCTTGGCCAGTCCCTTCACGCTGGGCATTTCCTCGGCGGCTGCCTTTGGCGCCTCCCTGGCCATCGTGCTGGACCTGTCGCTGCCCGGTGTTCCCCAGGCCTGGACCATTGCGGCCAACGCTTTTGTATTTGCCCTGTTTTCGGCCTTGCTGCTTGACGCGGTGGCGCGCTGGGGGGCGATGAGCACTGCCAATCTGGTGTTGTTTGGGATTGCGCTGGTGTTCTCATTCAATGCGCTGGTCTCGCTGGTGCAGTTTGTGGCCAGCGCCGAAGCCCTGCAAGGGCTGGTGTTCTGGACCATGGGCAGCCTGTCGCGCTCCTCCTGGGGCAAGGTCGGTATCATGCTGGCGGTGTTTGCGCTGATTTTGCCGCTGTCTCTGCGCGATACCTGGAAACTGACCGCCCTACGTCTGGGAGAGGACCGCGCCGCCAGCTTTGGTATCAATGTCTCGCGCCTGCGTCTGGTGTCCCTGCTGCGCATCAGTCTGCTGGCCGCGCTGGCCGTGTCCTTTGTAGGCACCATCGGCTTTGTGGGACTGATTGCCCCGCATATTGCCCGCCGCCTGTTTGGTGAAGATCACCGTTTTTACTTGCCCGGCAGCGCGCTGGTGGGCGGAGTGATTCTGTCGTTGGCCTCGATTGCCTCGAAAAACATGGTGCCCGGCATCATTATTCCGGTCGGCATTGTCACCTCCCTGGTGGGTGTGCCCTTCTTTCTGGGCGTGGTGCTGCGCCGCCAAATAAAGTGA
- a CDS encoding alpha/beta hydrolase, with amino-acid sequence MQLEHLDYLSPLGRHYRLTLAVPLGSAPESGWPLACVLDQTQFQAVLAAVPGAAPLCGAVLGVDYVQENWRDQDYTPGPEGEAGRADDFRVLLRDVFLPWAHGRAQLDPQRRLLCGHSLAGLFALHALVHEPGLFQAMAVSSPSVWWGDAYLARLLAQPLPPAALTVPVSITVGEYEQRLGPAEEALPEPAREQRRQRLLERRMVDGARELAQELAQHQGGEPRFRMIPGCNHSQSGWVALPQGCLEWLADVWPR; translated from the coding sequence ATGCAGCTTGAACACCTAGACTATCTTTCGCCTTTGGGGCGTCATTATCGCCTGACCCTGGCCGTCCCCCTGGGCTCGGCCCCGGAAAGCGGCTGGCCGCTGGCCTGCGTGCTGGACCAGACGCAGTTTCAGGCGGTGCTGGCCGCCGTACCCGGTGCGGCGCCTCTGTGCGGTGCGGTGCTGGGCGTGGACTATGTCCAGGAAAATTGGCGCGATCAGGATTACACGCCCGGACCCGAGGGCGAAGCCGGGCGTGCCGATGATTTCCGGGTCTTGCTGCGCGATGTGTTTCTGCCCTGGGCGCACGGCAGGGCGCAACTGGATCCGCAACGCCGCTTGTTGTGCGGCCATTCGCTGGCCGGTTTGTTTGCCTTGCATGCGTTGGTGCACGAACCAGGCCTGTTCCAGGCCATGGCGGTATCCAGCCCTTCGGTGTGGTGGGGGGACGCCTATCTGGCCCGATTGCTGGCGCAGCCCCTGCCGCCGGCGGCCTTGACCGTGCCGGTGTCGATCACGGTCGGCGAATACGAACAGCGCCTGGGACCGGCCGAAGAGGCCCTGCCGGAACCGGCCCGCGAGCAGCGGCGTCAGCGTCTGCTGGAGCGCCGCATGGTCGATGGCGCGCGCGAGCTGGCGCAGGAGCTGGCTCAGCATCAGGGTGGGGAACCGCGCTTTCGCATGATACCGGGCTGCAATCACAGTCAGTCCGGTTGGGTCGCCTTGCCGCAAGGCTGTCTGGAATGGCTGGCTGATGTGTGGCCTCGCTGA